DNA sequence from the Paenibacillus azoreducens genome:
AGTTCGACCACATGCCCCTTCTGGTTCAGACTATACACCATAACCTCATCGCCCGCTTCGATTTTGCGCGGTGCTTTGGTTTTTTGTGTCTTTGTCTTTTGCCGCTGCTGCGGTTCAGCCTCGTCAAGCATCTTCCGGGCTGCAATCAGCTTATGCTCCTTGACGGAAGCTCCTTCCTCCTTGGCCAGCTGCCGCAGGTCGCTGATGATCTCCTCCGCCTCGCGTCTTGCTTTGGCAATGACCTCACGTGCTTCGGACTGGGCTTTTTCGACCAGACGGTCGCGCTGCTGTTCGAGTTTCTCCAGCTCCTGCTGGTGTTTGCTTCGCAGCTCTTCCATTTCTAGGCGCAGCTTTTCCGCTTGTTCCCGCTCGACTTCGGCGCCAAGCCGGTTTTCTTCAAGCGATGCGATCATATGCTCGACGCGTTGGTCTTCTTCCGTTACCTCTCCGCGTGCAAAATCCAAAATTTTGTTCGGCAGCCCTAGGCGTTCCGCGATCGCAAACGCATTGCTTCGGCCCGGCACGCCTACAAGCAGCCGGTACGTCGGGCTTAACGTATTGACGTCAAACTCCATGCTCGCATTGATGACGCCTTTACGTTCATAGGCATATGCCTTCAATTCGCTGTAATGCGTCGTGGCGACCATGCGGCAGCCTGTTTGATGTATATGCTCCAGAATCGCAATCGCCAGCGCCGAACCTTCAGCAGGATCGGTGCCGGCACCGACCTCATCCAGGAGAACCAGGCTTTTCGGCGTCATATGCTTTAGAATACGGATAATATTGGTCATATGGCTGGAGAAGGTGCTGAGGCTTTGCTCAATGCTCTGCTCATCGCCAATATCGGCATAAATAGCGTCGAATACGCAAAGCTGGCTGCCTTCCTCCGCCGGTACAAACAATCCGGACATGGCCATCAAGCTCAAGAGTCCGATCGTTTTAAGCGTTACTGTCTTACCGCCTGTGTTTGGACCCGTAACGATAATCGAGGTGTAGGAATTCCCAAGCTCCACATCAATAGGGACCACCTTGTCCATCTCAATGAGAGGATGACGGCCCTTGCGAAGCTTGAGGAAACCACGGTCATTCATTCGCGGCATCGATGCCTTCATGACATGAGCCAAACGCGCCTTGGCAAAAATAAAGTCAAGCTGTCCCACCAAATCCAGATCGAACTGCATCAATTCAGCCTGGTCTCCAACCAATGCCGACAGTTTCTGCAAAATGATTTCAATTTCGCGTTCTTCCTTCATCCGCGTTTCGCGCAGTTTGTTGTTCATCGCCACAATCGATTCCGGTTCGATGAACAGGGTTGCGCCGGAGCCGGATTGATCATGCACGATACCGCCAAAATAAGAACGGTATTCCGCTTTTACCGGAATAACAAAACGGTCCCCGCGGATCGTCACGATCTGATCTTGAAGCATTTTGGCTACGGATGAGGAACGGATCATGTTATCCAGCTTCTCGCGGATACGCACCTCTCCTCCGCGCAGTTCCCTGCGAATTTGCGCCAGCTGCGGACTTGCCGAATCCAGCACCTCCGCTTCCTCCGAGATACAAGCTTTTATGGAATCTTCAAGCGCTTTTTG
Encoded proteins:
- a CDS encoding endonuclease MutS2, which translates into the protein MDDKILQTLEYRKILNTCASYAQTSMGKHIIENLRPDTDLESVKKLLQATDEAYTVERLKGAPSFGGITDISAALKRAKIGGTLNTHELLAISNTAYGSRRIKRFISQMNEDEPLNLLVSISENISEQKALEDSIKACISEEAEVLDSASPQLAQIRRELRGGEVRIREKLDNMIRSSSVAKMLQDQIVTIRGDRFVIPVKAEYRSYFGGIVHDQSGSGATLFIEPESIVAMNNKLRETRMKEEREIEIILQKLSALVGDQAELMQFDLDLVGQLDFIFAKARLAHVMKASMPRMNDRGFLKLRKGRHPLIEMDKVVPIDVELGNSYTSIIVTGPNTGGKTVTLKTIGLLSLMAMSGLFVPAEEGSQLCVFDAIYADIGDEQSIEQSLSTFSSHMTNIIRILKHMTPKSLVLLDEVGAGTDPAEGSALAIAILEHIHQTGCRMVATTHYSELKAYAYERKGVINASMEFDVNTLSPTYRLLVGVPGRSNAFAIAERLGLPNKILDFARGEVTEEDQRVEHMIASLEENRLGAEVEREQAEKLRLEMEELRSKHQQELEKLEQQRDRLVEKAQSEAREVIAKARREAEEIISDLRQLAKEEGASVKEHKLIAARKMLDEAEPQQRQKTKTQKTKAPRKIEAGDEVMVYSLNQKGHVVELAGPKEAVVQLGIMKMKVSLDDLELVQTHEAAAKQAQRHATTLKRTRDDHIRNELDLRGANLEEALIEVDRFIDEAFLANLGQVYLIHGKGTGILRKGITDYLRRNKHIKSFRLGNYGEGGTGVTVAELQ